TGCTCTGGTTAATTTCAAAAGGCATGTCTAAGAGTCTCACTGCTGTTGgtcccaggtgtgtgtgtgtgtgtgtgtgtgtgtgtgtgtgtgtgtgtgtgtgttactgaagCATAAATTGCTCCATACTTTATTTTGAAATCCACCAGCTATTGAGTcatctcccccccatgaaccatggaccttgctgttggtggggaggcttgcatgcctcagcgatacagatggccgtaccgtaggtgcaacaacaatggaggggtatctgttgagaggccagacaaacatgtggttcctgaagaggggcagcagccttttcagtagttgcaggggcaacagtctggatgattgactgatctggccttgtaacattaaccaaaacggccttgctgtgctggtactgcgaacggctgaaagcaaggggaaactacagccgtaatttttcccaaggacatgcagctctactgtatgattaaatgatgatggcgtcctcttgggtaaaatattccggaggtgaaatagtcccccattcggatctccgggtggggactactcaggaggacgtcgttatcaggagaaagaaaactggcgttctacggatcggagcgtggaatgtcagatgccttaatcgggcaggtaggttagaaaatttaaaaagggaaatggataggttaaagttggatatagtgggaattagtgaagttcggtggcaggaggaacaagacttttggtcaggtgatttcagggttataaatacaaaatcaaataggggtaatgcaggagtaggtttaataatgaataaaaaaataggagtgcgggttagctactacaaacagcatagtgaacgcattattgtggccaagatagacacaaagcccatgcctactacagtagtacaagtttatatgccaactacctctgcagatgatgaagaaatagatgaaatgtatgacgagataaaagaaattattcaggtagtgaagggagatgaaaatttaatagtcatgggtgactggaattcgtcagtaggaaaagggagagaaggaaacatagtaggtgaatatggattggggggaaggaatgaaagaggaagccgccttgtagaattttgcacagagcataacttaatcatagccaacacttggttcaagaatcataaaagaaggttgtatacctggaagaatcctggagatactaaaaggtatcagatagattatataatggtaagacagagatttaggaaccaggttttaaattgtaagacatttcctggggcacatgtggattctgaccacaatctattggttatgaactgcagattgaaactgaagaaactacaaaaaggtcggaatttaaggagatgggacctggataaactgaaagaaccagaggttgtagagagtttcaggaagagcataagggaacaattgacaggaatgggggaaagaaatacagtagaagaagaatgggtagctctgagggatgaagtagtgaaggcagcagaggatcaagtaggtaaaaagacgagggctaatagaaatccttgggcaacagaagaaatattgaatttaattgatgaaaggagaaaatataaaaatgcagtaaatgaagcaggcaaaaaggaatacaaacgtctcaaaaatgatatcgacaggaagtgcaaaatggctaagcagggatggctagaggacaaatgtaaggatgtagaggcttgtctcactaggggtaagatagatactgcctacaggaaaattaaagagacctttggagagaagagaaccacttgtatgaatatcaagagctcagatggcaacccagttctaagcaaagaagggaaggcagaaaggtggaaggagtatatagagggtttaaacaagggtgatgtacttgaggactatattatggaaatggaagaggatgtagatgaagacgaaatgggagataagatactgcgtgaagagtttgacagagcactgaaagacctgagttgaaacaaggccccgggagtagacaacattccatttgaactactgatggcctcgggagagccagtcatgacaaaactctaccatctggtgagcacgatgtatgagacaggcgaaataccctcagacttcaagaagaatataataattccaatcccaaagaaagcaggtgttgacagatgtgaaaattaccgaactatcagtttaataagtcacagctgcaaaatactaacgcgaattctttacagacgaatggaaaaactggtagaagccgacctcggggaagatcagtttggattccgtagaaatgttggaacacgtgaggcaatactgaccttacgacttatcttagaagaaagattaagaaaaggcaaacctaggtttctagcatttgtagacttacagaaaggttttgacaatgttggctggtatactctctttcaaattctaaatgtggcaggggtaaaatacagggagcggaaggctatttacaatttatacagaaatcagatggcagttttaagagtcgaaggacctgaaagggaagcagtggttgggaagggagtgagacagggttgtagcctctccccgatgttattcaatctgtatattgagcaagcagtaaaggaaacaaaaggaaaattcggagtaggtattaaaatccatggagaataaacaaaatctttgaggttcgccgatgacatagtaaatctgtcacaggcagcaaaggacttggaagagcagtttaatggaatggacagtgtcttgaaaggaggatataagatgaacatcaacaaaagcaaaacgaggataatggaatgtagtcaaattaagtcaggtgatgctgagggaattagattaggaaatgagacacttaaagtagtaaaggagttttgctatttagggagtaaaataaccgatgatggtcgaagtagagaggatataaaatgtagactggcaatggcaaggaaagcgtttctcaagaagaggaatttgttaacatcgagtatagatttaagtgtcaggaagtcatttctgaaagtatttgtatggagtgtagccatgtatggaagtgaaacatggacgataactagtttggacaagaagagaatagaagctttcgaaatgtggtgctacagaagaatgctgaagataaggtgggtagatcacgtaactaatgaggaggtattgaataggattggggagaagagaagtttgtggcacaacttgactagaagaagggatcggttggtaggacatgttttgaggcatcaagggatcacaaatttagcattggagggcagtgtggagggtaaaaatcgtagagggagaccaagagatgaatacactaagtagattcagaaggatgtaggtactgggagatgaagaagcttgcacaggatagagtagcatggagagctgcatcaaaccagtctcaggactgaagaccacaacaacaacattgagtcATCTTGCAAACATGTCAGTTCACTTTGAGATGGCAGTATATTTTCAGTAGGACCAACTATCTTTGCCCACGTCGGTTGCCCTTTTctaaaaataatagttaattatACCATAGAATTATGCAAAACTTCTCCTCGGTGAATGAAATCCACTACTCATCACACCTGGTGACCTCCATCGAATACAGGAGTTTGTTTACGAGTGACGAgccatacagtgctgtacgcaTCTCCACTCAGCCACACCCACTGCATTTCTCCCTTCTCGAGAGCAGATACCTCAACCATTAGACCAGCTGAGTGTGTTTGCTGGCGTAGATGGAATTAccattgtggatgatgttttttaccCATGATTTGCTAACACTACCACCAGAGATTCTGATGTACATCCTCTGAAGTAAGATAACACATCCACCGATTCAATTTCCCTCTTGCTACTCTTCCCAAAAGTGGATAAACTCTAGAGCAAGTGTCGATGAGGTGTGCTCAGGCAGCCTACTGCTcaaggagactgcctgcaataaGCAGCTAATATGGGTTCCTGTTACAGTGCGGCACAGATTTCCAATAGTCACTACAGATGTAACCGACCAGAGAACCATTTAAGGAATATTCGAATTACATTTTAAGCCATACTCAAAACAAGCTGTATCCTCATTACTGTACTAAATATTAACTTTGTCATtcttacttgtatttctgtttacctttcTTTCGCCATTTCTTCCCGAGTGTCTTCAATAACTTATATCTACAACCATTCACATAGGTTTTGTTGAGTGGAATTGTGTGAAAAATCCACACCCATTTACTTCAGAATCAATTTGTAAGACACACAAACGTCACTAAAAACAAAATCTAGATTAAACACATCAATACATAAAGAATTTGGAAATGGGTATAATTTGAATGGGACACTTCCTACATAACTACAGTTGAGTGACTCTGAACCGAACGTAattctcacggcaaatacagaGAACGAGAAATCTTCTGCATATGTGCTCAGTCTTCAAAATATCATAGCCAAAAAAGTGAGAAAGGAGTAATGTTTAATGGCAACTGTAACCTCTATCCAAAAACTTaaggaatctgtattttattttatttactatatcGGCTGGTTAATGCCAAAATAAGCAGTACTGTGAGGGTAAGACTTGGGCACGTGTGGCAACACAACTCACCGGAAGCGAGAGACGGCTGCGTCATCAGGTGGAGGGGTGTGTTGGGCAGATGTGGGAGGCGCAGCTGCAGCAGGAGTCCGGCTGTGGCCGCTGTGGGGTTGACGGTCAGAGTTGGGGGTGGGCCCGCCCCCTGTGTCGGTCGGCGAGCTGCACAGAGAAACACTGTGTGGGTGGGCGTGTTCACACAGGGGCTCACTGCAGGCGGTACAGCTGAGGGACTGTCCACCGGGGCAACAGAACACACAGTGCCAACAACACCAGCCTGTCACTTAAGGTGACTGTACCACCAATTAACTGGTCTTTTTCTGCACTACTTCTGCTATATTCTCCACTGGCGTAGCTTAAGATGCAGAACAACACATTGTTCACAATGAAGCACAAACCAAATCCCAAACATAAGGACCAACAATTTTGCTGCCCTGACAGAACAACTATCAGACAGAATTTAGAAGCAGTTAAAGTCAACTGGCTGCTACTTTTGGTTGTGCGGTAATTTGAAAATTGATGTATGCATGCTGAATTATATCACTGGAGGGATGTATGCATGCTGAATTATATCACTGGAGGGATGTATGGATGCTGAATTATATCacaggaggcagagagagagagagagagagagagagagagagagagaggcagagagagagagaggcagagagagagagaggcagagagagagagagaggcagagagagagagagagagagagagagagagagagagagagagagagaggcagagagagagagagagagagagaggcagagagagagagagaggcagagagagagaggcaaaggcagagagagagaggcaaaggcagagagagagagagagagagaggcagagatccAGCGATAGAGAAACAAACTGGTAAGTTGGGGTATCAACTTACTGTTGAAACTATACGGTCATGGATATGCAAGGGCTGTTTGATGTGAAGCCCAAGGGAATGAAGAAGATGGACAAGAATTACAAGAGCTATGCTATAAAAGTTATCAAGAGTATATTCAAAATTTGCATTTGAGTAAAGCAAATAGAACTATATATATGCATGTAATGTCTCCACAATTCGATTCATTGAAAAGACAGCAGTGGTGATGTGTTTCTTAAACACCAATTTTCGTGTTGAGCAGTTTGCAGTAGAGGCCACCATTAAAAGGAAAAAATGGGTTACGCAGTGTATGCAATTTTATCTGATGGATAATGTTTACAACTTGTGAAGTAACCTGTAGTTTAttcaatatggattttttttttaattgaaaaggaAACAAAGTAGACTTGTATGGAGCATATGTATCCGAGAGACAGAGGCAACAAATGATAGCTGGATGAAAACGTCACATCAATACTGACGTTGTGGGAGATATGTCTTACACCTGTAGGTGGACAGCGAATATAATCCGCTGTATCCCAGTAGCAGGAAACCTGATACGATTCCCTGGACGACCTCTGGTAACACCACAGGGAACTTCAAACAAGACAGGGGGGGCAGAGATTTCCTGTCTGTTTAGTGAAAGGGAATGCACGGAAAATATTCAGGGCGATAGCTGAACAGAGACGAGAAGGAAATGTGATTGTAAGTCACAGCATTGAGTGTGACAATGTTATTGTGCTGCCTGGAGcattctcttcttgtttgcccCCAGTGTGCATGAGTAGCCCCAGTGCTCATAGCTCCTGCTTTACTGGACATCTCATCTCAGGGAGTCATACCCCGCTCTTTGGGTAATCAGGAAAGTCTTCAGCCCAGGTTTGAACCTCACTATCACTTGAATTTTGAATACGAATAATCAGCATTGAtgtctgaagacttccagcatcaGGTGTCACCCTCTTTCAGCGAACAGCCTTTCCAAAGAGGGCAGAGGggccgacagaggttcagggcactctctttccctTGAGGCCTGAAACTGCTCCTAAATGATGAAGAATTGGCAATGATCAACAACGTGAGGACCACTGCATAAAGATACATAACGTGCATCAACATGACATGTGGCATGTTATTCAAAAAGAGCCATAAcagtctctccattagcaaaagactagtcccccattcaaacCTCCAGGCGAGGAGGCCCAAGAGGGAGGTGATCACGAGAAAAAGGTTGAGTaacaaacgaaaggataacattctatgattCGGGAGCTGGAAAGTGAGGAGTTCAAATGTGGTTGGGAAGCCAGAAAATAAGAaacggatttctggtcacatgagaatAGGGTAGTAGCAACAGCAGTAGGATTCAATATCAATAGAAAGGCAGGACAGAAAGTGAGTATAGATATGTTCTGTTGAGAATCAAAAGCAAACCTACAACATGCATAGTTCCGGTATACATGATGACATCGCAAGTTGAAGGTCAAGAGAGAGAAAaagtgaggatattgaacaggtaattcagtactatgtaatagtcatggagggactggaatgcgatcgtaggggaggagtagaagaaagggttacacgaGAATATGTACTTGATAATAGGAATAGGAGAGAATAAAGGCTAGTTAAGCTCTACAGTAAATTTATCCTAGTAATAGCTGGTATAGTTTATTCAAGAATCACTAGAcgagggggtatacttggaaaaggaccgAAATATGGGAGGTTTGAAGTCACACTATATTATTGTCACGCaaacattttgaaatcagatactggactgtaaagcatacccaggagtagatatagagtcataacaatttagcagtgatgaagagtaggctgaattttatgAGACTCGTGAGCAGCCATCGAtgtacaaagaagtggaatacagtagTACTAAGGAAACAAGAGATGAGATTtatgttctctgaggctacagatactgcaataataagcagctcaataggtagttcagttgaagaggaatggatatctttaacaacaacagtaacagaagttggaaggaaaaacgtaggtacaaagaagctaactgcgaagaaacaatggaaaacataagaaatccttcagttgatcaatcaaagaaagaagttcaaaaatattcaggaaaattcagtAATAGAGAAATATGTCACGTAaggatgaaatgaataggaagtgcagagaagctaaggtgaattggctgcacgaaaaatgtgaaaaaatcaaagaagaaatgattcttgggacgactgacacagcatatagaaaagtcaaagcaatttTCCACGGAATTAGAGGCAaacgtggtaacattaagagcacaatgggaattcaagtgttaaatacagaggcgagatcggatagttggaaagagtacactgaaggcctctcttaTTGGAACAACTTGTCCGATGGCGTGACAGAAGAACAAAGAGGTGTCGGTATGGAAAATATTGgtgattagaatcagattttaaaagcgctttggaaaatttaaaatcaaagaaggcataaggtatagacaacattcaatcagaagttctaaaatcactgggggaggtGGCAAAAGGTCTATTCTcactggtgtatagaatgtattagTCTGGCAATATACAATCTGACTGAGAGAAATATAATCATCACGATTTGTGagactgcaagagcagagaagcgtgagaattatcgcacaatcagcttaacagctgaagcatccacgtttctgacaaggataatacacaggagaatggaaaagaaaattgaagttccgtgacgttcataggatttgtggtccTGGAGAAAGTGTTCGGCAGtatcaagtggtgcaagatgttagaaattctgacaaaaatacatgtaagctataggaaaagacgagtaatttgcaatatgtacaagaggcaagaaagtaaaataagagtggaagaccaagaatgaagtattcggattaaaaagggtgtcagacagggatgtaatccttggcccctactgttcaatctatacattgaagaagcgatgacggaaatattGGAAAGATtgtagagtggaattaaaattcagggtgaaatgacataagatttgctgatgactggTTCCCTCACTgacagtgaagaataattacagggtttgctgaatggaatgaacagtctaattagtacagaatatggaatcagagtaaatcagagaaaggcgAAATTGATAAGAAGCAGAAGAAGTGGAAACAGTGAGAGACTTAGCATCGTGACCGACGATCAATAAGTAGATGACATTAACAAAGCAGGGACGAACAAAGCAGGGACGAACAAAGCAGGGACGAGCAAAGCAGGGACGAGCAAAGCAGGGACGAGCAAAGCAGGGACGAGCAAAGCAGGGACGAGCAAAGCTAGGACGAACAAAGCTAGGACGACATCAAATTcacactagcactgccaaaaagggaatCGTGCTTACGTGgcttctgctggtggctcaccgAGCATACTGCTGACTTCAATGACTTCTTGCGGGTACTCGAGCACAGCGTCCGCCCAGCCCCGCGTGGCCATCACTTGCGGGTGGTCCTTTATGAAGCCGACGGCAGCCCTGGTGGCGTCCGGGCACGAGTGCCTCACTGCCCTGACGGCCGTCGCCGCTGCGGTCTCCACGGCCAACTGTGAGATCAGCTGCCGCTCGCAGGCAGCCTTCAGGGCCGACAAGCCGTACTTGTCGGCCGCCGAGAGCAGCTGGGGGGCCGTGTCGGGCAGCTGGGGGGCCCGCAGGGTATACGTGTAGGCCACCAGGAGCctcagcaccgggccctccacgtcgTCGATGCTCACCTGGCCGCAGCTGGCCTCCAGCATGTCGTGCGCGAACATCGCTTCGAACACGGGGCTCGCGGCTGCCAACACGGCCCTGTGAGCCGCCACCCTCGTCTCGCCCGCCACCAGCGTCACCAGGGAGCCTTCACCCCCGTCTAGCAGGGCGGCCAGGGCCTCGGTTGTGGTGTTCTGAACCTCCGTAACTGCCGACATGGTGGGTGGTCCTGAAACACAGTGCCACTGAGCAGCCCTCGCACTGCACCCTCAGCACTTGTACGAGGCGCATGCATACTTGTATGAAACAACAGCTGTTAAAGTGTTGTACACCCTAAATCAATTGCAACGTCACCAGTTTCCTTCAAATGACAAGGGTCCGTACTGCTTCGTGATCACCTAAAGTTTGTAACTACCAGCACGGTGCTACGATAGACTGCTTTCACCTTCTAAAAATGTTATCGTTCTCATTTAAAAGATGGTTTATTTATGTCATAGCAAAAAAATTGGCAAAGCAACAAACTTCTTTCAGCCCTAAATCCAAGCTCGTGGCACCTCtgagaaaaattttcttcctccttaTCTCAGGTTCCTCAGATCCGTGACTCCTCATCAGAAGCAATGCACATGTAATGCAGAAATTAGTTTCCTCGGTGAATTTCTCAGGGTAGGCACGATTAAACTTGACctgccatggtggccaagcggttctagtcgcttcaatccagaaccgcgcgcctgatacggtcgcaggttagaatccagcctcgggcatcgatgtgtgtgatgtccttaggttagttaggtttaagtagttctattggactgatgtcatctgatgttaagtcccatagtgctcagagccatttgaaccgttttgaaccactGTAACTGTCTAAATTCATTGGTATGTTTAACTCTCCTTTGAACAGATTGATATCTGCGTCTTCTTTCTTAAGAAAAAGATGCAGCGCCCACCTCCGTGGTAAAGAATGCTGCATAATACAATCATAAATCATGTCGCCATTTTATCCGATTGTTGCGAGCTATGGTGCACCAAGGTATTTCCAGGTTGAGCAGTTTAGAAATGAAACTCGTTGCCTCCATTTCCAGAACGTGTGTTGTGGAACTTTCGCACAAATATATATTTGCATCTCCTTTTGGCGTGGACGTGTTTGTATAGCATCTTTGCCCCACAGAACGTTCGGATACTTATTAGATGACAGATACGTCATGGCTAAACCAAAGTAAGCTCTATCACAGCTCCGACATCACTCTTGACTCTCCTGGTCGTATGAGGGGGCAAACGACGGAGTCAGTGAAATAGTTCCACAACCTACAGTGTAAACTGGTTTCCGAAATTCAGACAAGTGGGTTTCGCGAGAACGGCGTCCACTTTTTTCGAATCGTGCCGAATTAGCATCTCCATTCCACCAGCGAAAGACGTCTGCCGGACCGTTGCGGTGCCAGGAGAGCGCCTAAGAATTCGTCCCAAGGCTTCTGTCACGCCAGCTCGACGTGGATGGAGACGCCGAGGCAGTGCTGTACAGAGCGTAGCGCCGGACGTCAACGCAGGGTCGCAGGCCAACACGTACACTGCAGGCTTCTGGAAGCCACCCGACCAACCCAAgtcttcctttcccatccctcATTAGTTAGTTGGAGACTTGTTTCCGTTTTATATAGCTTTGTCGTTTTTTATGCACTCAATGTTACAGGCTCAAAACTCTTGACGCTGGCGTTGTAATCGCATAATTAACGACTTTTTACTGTTGTTTACAGGTATTGTTACCGTATTTTCCTACATCCGAGTGCTGCTGCAAGTCAATAAACGAAGTGGTAAAAGCTGTAAAGCCGTTCACATTTCCATACAGTCTTCGAGCATCGACATGTTCCTCGTCTAAGAAACAGACGTCATTGTCTTATAAATCTTTAATGTATCCCAAGATCAGTTGTGTAGTATTCTACTTTATTGTGACACTCGCAACGCGACTGTAGTTTACACTGAAATTTCACAGATTCTTTCACTCAAACGGTTTTCTAGGTAATCACAAATTTGCCAAGATACTGAGCGGGATCGCGTCTGAATTATTAGTAGACAGAGAGCCATGGTCCCTATCACCTTCAGCATATTTTGGAGAGAGAATCTTCGTGCGTGTCTGCGACGTGTAACCGACAGAGAAACGTGCGTGAAATGCAAGTAGTGGACTGGGTATGCAGGGCGCGCCGGTGAGAcactctggactcacattcgggaggacagtggttcgacCACACACCGTGCAGTGGTCTGCAGCAGGTCTGCAGACGAAGGACGAATGCGTGGACGTGGCTGCTTGTCATTTGTGTCTTCTGCACCGGTTTTCTGTTTGCTGTCCACCCACACAGGTTTTTCTTCATAGAGTCTCTCTCAATAGGAGTGCCGTGATGGTGCCCTAGGAGAGGCATGACCTTTAAGGTAGCCCTACCGGTCTTCATTACCGAATGTTCCACAAACTGCAACAGGTATTTAGCTGTCTGTGTGTCGTTTCCCAGGAAAACCATGAGGAAGTGGTCTCATTTCGTCCATCATTAAAGTTGTTTACAAGCTTTCCAATGAGTACGACGTGCATTAAACTAGTTTTCAATATTTATGTAATTTCCAATGGTGGTGATGTTTCCACCTACAGTGTAATTTCCGTGTGTGGGTCACACAAGTCAGAAACGATTTCACGGTGCCATCAATTTGGAATCTTTACAGTCGCCTCATCAGTATGAATTGCAGACTTCTTTATTCTTTTTCCATCCGAATTAGAAATTAATCAGCGAAAGCACTCTACACCCTCTCGAAGGTTTTTTGTTAATGAGT
Above is a window of Schistocerca cancellata isolate TAMUIC-IGC-003103 chromosome 11, iqSchCanc2.1, whole genome shotgun sequence DNA encoding:
- the LOC126108355 gene encoding ankyrin-3-like, producing the protein MSAVTEVQNTTTEALAALLDGGEGSLVTLVAGETRVAAHRAVLAAASPVFEAMFAHDMLEASCGQVSIDDVEGPVLRLLVAYTYTLRAPQLPDTAPQLLSAADKYGLSALKAACERQLISQLAVETAAATAVRAVRHSCPDATRAAVGFIKDHPQVMATRGWADAVLEYPQEVIEVSSMLGEPPAEATSPTDTGGGPTPNSDRQPHSGHSRTPAAAAPPTSAQHTPPPDDAAVSRFRSLSDAERGRRLIQAAEEGAVEEVRALLAAGADVGARGGGGDTALHSAAERGHAAVLRLLLSAASDPNARDQWGWTPLHEAAWCGHAEAAAALLQAGADRGVTSNSGRTPLDYAREENHQEIVEMLTER